A DNA window from Paraclostridium bifermentans contains the following coding sequences:
- the argS gene encoding arginine--tRNA ligase codes for MQDFKIEVAKSLKEKIEDLSLEEIVGLIETPPNSEMGDYAFPCFRLAKVFRKAPNMIASDLAESIEAKDAISKVEPAGGYVNFFVNKSQLAKNVINDVLTQGKKYGHSELGQDKTVVIDFSSPNIAKPFHIGHIRTTVIGNALYKIYDSQGYNTVRVNHLGDYGTQFGKLIVAFKKWGNKEAVESNPIPELLKLYIQFHDEAEKHPEMEDEARAWFTKLENDDKEAKDLWQWFRDESLKEFSRVYDLLDIEFDSYAGESFYSDKMDRVIDIIKDKGLLEESEGTNIVNLEEYNMTPALITKKDGSTLYMTRDLAAALYRKENYDFEKCIYVVGSQQSLHFQQLFKVLELIGFEWAKDMVHVPFGMVALEEGTMSTRKGRVVFLESVLRQAIEKTKETMLAKNPNAENVDEIAKQVGVGAVVFQELSNSRIKDYTFSWERTLSFEGETGPYVQYTHARCCSVLRKANMDVTADVDYSLLSDADSSEVLKLIASFNNSILAAMRKNEPHIVTRFVLDLAQAFNKFYHDNPILVDDIEVKKARVALVAATKQTIENALSILGMGAPERM; via the coding sequence ATGCAAGATTTTAAAATAGAAGTAGCCAAATCGTTAAAAGAAAAAATAGAAGATTTATCTTTAGAAGAAATAGTTGGGTTAATAGAAACACCACCTAATAGTGAGATGGGAGATTACGCATTTCCATGCTTTAGATTAGCAAAGGTATTTAGAAAAGCTCCAAATATGATAGCTTCAGATTTAGCTGAAAGTATAGAAGCAAAAGATGCTATATCAAAAGTTGAACCAGCGGGAGGATATGTTAACTTTTTCGTTAATAAATCTCAATTAGCTAAAAATGTTATAAATGATGTATTAACTCAAGGAAAAAAATATGGACATAGTGAATTAGGACAAGATAAGACAGTAGTTATAGACTTCTCATCTCCTAATATAGCTAAGCCTTTCCATATAGGACATATAAGAACAACAGTTATAGGAAATGCTTTATATAAAATATATGATTCTCAAGGATACAACACAGTAAGAGTAAATCACCTTGGAGATTATGGAACTCAATTTGGTAAGCTTATAGTAGCTTTCAAAAAATGGGGAAATAAGGAAGCGGTTGAATCTAACCCAATACCAGAACTATTAAAACTGTACATACAATTCCATGATGAGGCTGAAAAACATCCAGAAATGGAAGATGAAGCTAGAGCTTGGTTTACGAAATTAGAAAATGACGATAAAGAAGCTAAAGATTTATGGCAATGGTTTAGAGATGAAAGTTTAAAAGAATTCTCAAGAGTATATGACTTATTAGATATAGAATTTGACTCATATGCAGGAGAAAGTTTCTATTCAGATAAAATGGATAGAGTAATAGATATAATAAAAGATAAAGGATTATTAGAAGAATCTGAGGGAACAAACATAGTAAATCTAGAAGAATATAATATGACACCAGCGCTTATAACTAAAAAAGATGGGTCAACATTATACATGACTAGAGACTTAGCTGCTGCACTTTACAGAAAAGAAAATTATGATTTTGAAAAGTGTATATACGTAGTTGGATCACAACAAAGTTTACACTTCCAACAACTATTTAAAGTCTTAGAGTTAATAGGATTTGAATGGGCTAAAGATATGGTTCACGTTCCATTTGGAATGGTAGCATTAGAAGAAGGTACAATGTCAACTAGAAAAGGAAGAGTAGTATTTTTAGAGTCTGTATTAAGACAAGCTATAGAGAAAACAAAGGAAACTATGTTAGCTAAAAACCCAAATGCTGAAAATGTAGATGAAATAGCTAAACAAGTTGGAGTTGGAGCTGTAGTATTCCAAGAACTATCTAATAGTAGAATAAAAGACTATACGTTCTCATGGGAAAGAACATTAAGTTTCGAAGGTGAGACAGGTCCATATGTACAATATACTCATGCTAGATGCTGTTCTGTTTTAAGAAAAGCTAACATGGATGTAACTGCAGATGTAGACTATAGTTTATTAAGTGATGCTGACAGTTCGGAAGTTTTAAAGTTAATAGCATCATTTAACAATAGTATATTAGCAGCAATGAGAAAAAATGAACCACATATAGTAACAAGATTTGTATTAGACTTAGCACAAGCATTTAATAAGTTCTATCATGATAATCCTATATTAGTAGATGATATAGAAGTTAAAAAAGCTAGAGTAGCATTAGTTGCAGCTACAAAACAAACTATAGAAAATGCTCTTTCTATATTAGGTATGGGTGCGCCTGAAAGAATGTAG
- a CDS encoding tetratricopeptide repeat protein gives MKFRVEKYILKKAEELAFLKIKNGADFNLKGYTFPKEGLDVPIKNDVLVKGIKTNTAQDGLSSMSIADAMIYIMGIDRNFKYNDEYKKFLKAIEENLDLDLKAYMGYMSRKYFEVGDYTDSLIYLKCSVTLYPDDINSLYHYAIVCQELAKQHQKNGDEKPMEAFLLDAIEALEKVRDLDESFALAHYHLGYHYYNQNQYIKTKVTWEEAIKLGLPEDFMAEIQEILGKMDFKVQYEEGYNLVFQGKNEEALEKLLPLADEHGDWWNLLFMIGLAYRNMNDVGQAKKYFEKILIIRPNQVDTLVELGLCEASSYNMKGAIEYFEKAAKLKKEDPEILCNLGMAYLNDGDLDNATYYIERAYEIDPQDEVTLACLRELNNFR, from the coding sequence ATGAAGTTTAGAGTTGAAAAATATATATTAAAAAAAGCTGAAGAATTAGCATTTTTAAAAATTAAAAATGGAGCAGACTTTAATTTAAAAGGATACACATTCCCGAAAGAGGGGTTAGATGTTCCTATAAAAAATGATGTATTAGTTAAAGGTATAAAAACTAATACAGCTCAAGATGGGTTAAGTTCTATGTCTATTGCAGATGCAATGATATACATCATGGGAATTGATAGAAATTTTAAATACAATGATGAATATAAAAAATTTCTTAAAGCTATTGAAGAAAATTTAGACCTAGATTTAAAAGCATATATGGGTTATATGTCTAGAAAGTATTTTGAAGTTGGAGATTATACAGATTCTCTAATATATTTAAAATGTAGTGTGACATTATATCCAGATGATATTAATTCACTGTACCATTATGCAATAGTATGCCAAGAATTAGCTAAGCAGCATCAAAAAAATGGCGATGAGAAGCCTATGGAAGCATTCTTATTAGATGCAATAGAAGCTTTAGAAAAAGTTAGAGATTTAGATGAATCATTTGCACTTGCTCATTATCATTTAGGTTATCATTATTACAACCAAAATCAATATATAAAAACTAAGGTTACTTGGGAAGAAGCTATAAAATTAGGATTACCTGAAGACTTTATGGCTGAGATACAAGAAATTTTAGGGAAAATGGATTTTAAAGTTCAGTATGAAGAAGGATATAATCTAGTATTCCAAGGTAAAAATGAAGAAGCCTTAGAAAAATTATTACCATTAGCTGATGAGCATGGTGATTGGTGGAACTTATTATTCATGATAGGGTTAGCTTATAGAAATATGAATGATGTAGGACAAGCTAAGAAATATTTTGAAAAAATACTTATAATAAGACCAAATCAAGTAGATACTTTAGTTGAATTAGGGCTTTGCGAAGCATCTAGTTATAATATGAAAGGTGCTATAGAATACTTTGAAAAGGCAGCAAAATTAAAGAAAGAAGATCCAGAAATACTTTGCAATTTAGGTATGGCATATCTAAATGATGGAGATTTAGATAATGCTACTTACTATATAGAAAGAGCATATGAAATAGATCCACAAGACGAAGTTACACTTGCTTGTTTAAGAGAGTTAAATAACTTTAGATAA
- a CDS encoding B12-binding domain-containing radical SAM protein has protein sequence MKILLTTLNSKFIHTNLAIRYLNQMVKDIEDIDVDIREYTINNELDFILKDIYANNYDVILFSTYIWNVNDIVKICNNLKKVNKNIKIALGGPEVTYDSEESMKKYDFVDYILYGEGELVFRDFVKSIKGEIDIKDVDGLVYRNNGEIVRNKPMKDIENLDIIPSPYVDLNKAEYENRIVYYETSRGCPFNCQYCLSSTLQGLRYFSIDRVKSDLKALIDARVSQIKFIDRTFNANKKFAMEIMQFLMENDNDYTTYHFEVTAHLLTEDMLEFLKGCKEGLFQFEIGVQTTNEKVLEAVGRRDDFSKLSYVVQKIASYRNIHQHLDLIAGLPYEDYNSFENSFNDVFNLGIEHLQLGFLKMIKGTGIRNNADEHEFRYKDYPPYEVLYNKYITYNEILKLKDIEEILERYFNSKNFVLSMRYIIHNYYKESPFKFFEDFATYFNKNGYFNMSQGKNQLYKILLDFYTEQINKNIELFTEIIKYDYISLGKTSNVPGFMSKIEVEDFKNRCHLFLQNEENILKYIPRFENTPAKQIIKHVHFEPFKYDILKLKENIKADLDKKESIVLFVYDDKKVFEKSKSYTVEI, from the coding sequence TTGAAAATACTTTTAACAACATTAAATTCAAAATTTATACATACAAACTTAGCGATAAGATATTTAAACCAAATGGTTAAAGATATTGAAGATATAGATGTAGATATAAGAGAATATACAATAAATAATGAATTAGATTTCATATTAAAAGATATATATGCTAATAATTATGATGTGATATTATTCTCAACTTATATATGGAATGTAAATGATATAGTAAAAATATGTAATAACTTAAAAAAGGTTAATAAAAACATTAAAATTGCATTAGGTGGACCTGAAGTAACTTATGATAGCGAAGAGTCTATGAAAAAATATGATTTTGTAGATTACATACTTTATGGAGAAGGAGAGCTTGTATTTAGAGACTTTGTAAAATCTATAAAAGGAGAGATTGATATAAAGGATGTAGATGGTCTTGTTTATAGAAATAATGGAGAGATAGTAAGAAACAAGCCTATGAAAGATATAGAAAACTTAGACATAATACCTAGTCCTTATGTAGATTTAAATAAAGCAGAATATGAAAATAGAATTGTGTATTATGAAACATCTAGAGGATGTCCTTTTAATTGTCAATATTGCTTATCTTCTACATTACAAGGGCTTAGATATTTTAGTATAGATAGAGTAAAAAGCGATTTAAAGGCACTTATAGACGCTAGAGTATCTCAAATAAAATTTATAGATAGAACTTTCAATGCAAATAAAAAATTTGCAATGGAAATAATGCAGTTTTTAATGGAAAATGATAATGACTATACAACATATCATTTTGAAGTTACAGCTCATTTATTAACTGAAGACATGCTAGAGTTTTTAAAGGGATGTAAAGAAGGGCTATTCCAATTTGAGATTGGAGTACAAACTACAAATGAAAAAGTATTAGAAGCGGTAGGAAGAAGAGATGACTTCAGTAAACTTTCATACGTAGTTCAAAAAATAGCTTCATATAGAAATATACATCAACACTTAGATTTAATAGCTGGCTTACCGTATGAGGATTATAATAGTTTTGAAAACTCATTTAATGATGTTTTTAACTTAGGTATAGAGCATCTGCAATTAGGTTTCTTAAAGATGATAAAAGGAACGGGAATAAGAAACAATGCAGATGAACATGAATTTAGATATAAAGATTATCCACCTTATGAAGTGTTATATAACAAATATATAACATATAATGAGATTTTAAAGTTAAAAGATATAGAAGAAATACTGGAAAGATATTTTAACTCAAAGAACTTTGTTCTTTCGATGAGATATATAATTCATAATTACTACAAAGAAAGTCCATTTAAGTTCTTTGAAGATTTTGCAACTTACTTTAATAAAAATGGATACTTTAATATGTCTCAAGGTAAAAATCAATTATACAAAATACTATTAGATTTTTACACTGAACAAATCAATAAAAATATAGAACTATTTACTGAAATTATAAAATATGACTATATATCTTTAGGAAAAACATCGAACGTACCAGGGTTTATGAGTAAGATAGAAGTTGAAGATTTTAAAAATAGATGTCATTTATTTTTACAAAACGAAGAAAATATATTAAAATATATACCTAGATTTGAAAATACTCCTGCTAAGCAAATAATAAAGCATGTACATTTTGAGCCTTTTAAGTATGATATATTAAAACTAAAAGAAAATATAAAGGCTGACTTAGATAAAAAAGAGAGTATAGTGTTATTTGTTTATGATGATAAAAAGGTGTTTGAGAAATCTAAATCATACACAGTAGAGATATAG
- a CDS encoding DUF523 domain-containing protein has protein sequence MILVSACLLGINCKYDGDNNNHEIVKKYLKGKQFVLVCPEQLGGLSTPRIPCEIENGNGFDVLSGKCKVKNKDGIDTTENFIKGAKETLKIAQLYNCSEAILKEGSPSCGSNKIYDGTFTGKKINGAGVTAAILKNQGIHIINEKDLEK, from the coding sequence ATGATATTAGTATCAGCGTGTTTATTAGGAATAAACTGTAAATATGATGGCGATAATAACAACCATGAAATAGTTAAGAAATATTTAAAGGGCAAACAATTTGTTTTAGTTTGCCCTGAACAATTAGGGGGATTAAGTACACCAAGAATTCCATGTGAAATTGAAAATGGAAATGGATTTGATGTTTTATCAGGTAAATGTAAAGTTAAAAATAAAGATGGAATAGATACAACAGAAAATTTTATAAAAGGTGCTAAAGAAACTTTAAAGATAGCACAATTATATAATTGTAGTGAAGCGATTTTAAAGGAAGGAAGTCCGTCTTGTGGAAGTAATAAAATATATGATGGAACATTTACAGGAAAAAAAATTAATGGGGCAGGTGTTACAGCTGCAATCCTAAAAAATCAAGGAATACACATTATCAATGAGAAAGATTTGGAAAAGTAG
- a CDS encoding bifunctional enoyl-CoA hydratase/phosphate acetyltransferase produces MINSLEDIIKELKVNKKVKLAVAAAQDEEVLHAVLDAMNMNIIDPILIGNLEKIKLIAKDLGLNLEKTEMIEAQSYEECAEIAVKLVSSKKADFLMKGLLDTSILLKQVLNKEYGLRTDSLLSHVMIYEVPNYHKLLILTDGGMNISPNYEQKEKIVLNAIKACESLNIDNIKIAALAAKEKVNEKMQATIDAKKLQDASEAGIFGSNVTLEGPLAFDLAVSQEASKVKGFKSKISGDVDVILVPTIEVGNGIGKSLTYFSNAKSAGVIMGAKSPIVLVSRADSHESKLYSIAYGALIAMKAK; encoded by the coding sequence ATGATCAACAGCTTAGAAGACATAATAAAGGAATTAAAGGTAAACAAAAAAGTTAAATTAGCAGTAGCAGCAGCACAAGATGAAGAAGTTTTACATGCTGTTTTAGATGCAATGAATATGAATATAATAGATCCGATTTTAATAGGAAATTTAGAAAAAATAAAGTTAATAGCTAAAGATCTAGGTTTAAATTTGGAAAAAACTGAAATGATTGAAGCTCAAAGCTACGAAGAATGTGCAGAAATTGCAGTTAAATTAGTAAGTAGTAAAAAAGCAGATTTTTTAATGAAAGGATTATTAGATACATCTATACTATTAAAACAGGTTTTAAATAAAGAGTATGGATTAAGAACTGATAGTTTACTAAGTCATGTAATGATATATGAAGTACCAAATTATCATAAATTATTAATACTAACTGACGGAGGCATGAACATAAGCCCTAATTATGAGCAAAAAGAAAAAATAGTTTTAAATGCAATAAAAGCTTGTGAGTCGCTTAATATTGATAATATAAAAATTGCAGCTTTAGCGGCTAAAGAAAAAGTAAATGAAAAAATGCAGGCAACTATAGATGCTAAAAAGTTACAAGATGCAAGTGAAGCTGGAATCTTTGGATCAAATGTTACATTAGAAGGGCCTTTGGCATTTGACTTAGCTGTATCACAAGAAGCATCTAAAGTAAAAGGTTTTAAAAGTAAAATTTCAGGAGATGTAGATGTAATTTTAGTACCTACGATAGAAGTTGGAAATGGAATAGGGAAATCTTTAACATATTTTTCAAATGCAAAATCTGCAGGAGTTATAATGGGGGCTAAAAGTCCAATTGTACTCGTTTCAAGGGCTGACAGCCATGAATCAAAGTTATACTCTATAGCATATGGAGCATTAATAGCTATGAAAGCTAAGTAA
- a CDS encoding ATP-binding protein, protein MKIAITGKGGVGKTTFSSMLSRTFADEGYRVVAVDADPDANLGLALGFPTEISESITPISEMKKLVSERTGAEAQSFGKMFKMNPKVDDIPDLYCKEYNNVRLLTLGTVDSGGSGCVCPEHVLLKRLCSHLILQNKDVVIMDMEAGIEHLGRGTAQGVDAFIVVVEPGERSLQTYRKVKKLGNDIGVKKVFVVGNKIRNKSDEDFVTSNLQDGELLGFIYYNQDVIDSDRASKSPYDVSLDTKDQIVKIKNRLMTNS, encoded by the coding sequence ATGAAAATAGCAATAACAGGTAAAGGTGGAGTAGGAAAAACAACTTTTTCTTCAATGTTATCAAGAACATTTGCTGATGAAGGATATAGAGTTGTAGCAGTTGATGCAGATCCAGATGCAAACTTAGGTTTAGCATTAGGTTTTCCAACTGAAATTTCAGAATCGATAACTCCTATTTCAGAAATGAAAAAATTAGTTTCTGAAAGAACAGGAGCTGAAGCTCAAAGCTTTGGAAAAATGTTTAAAATGAATCCTAAGGTAGATGATATTCCAGACTTATACTGTAAGGAATACAACAATGTAAGGTTACTTACTTTAGGAACTGTTGATTCTGGAGGATCGGGATGTGTATGTCCAGAACATGTTTTATTAAAAAGATTATGTTCTCATTTGATACTACAAAATAAAGATGTAGTAATAATGGATATGGAAGCTGGCATAGAACATTTAGGAAGAGGAACAGCACAAGGAGTGGATGCCTTTATAGTTGTTGTTGAACCAGGAGAAAGAAGTTTACAAACTTATAGAAAAGTAAAAAAACTAGGTAACGATATAGGTGTAAAAAAAGTTTTTGTAGTAGGGAATAAAATTAGAAATAAGTCAGATGAAGACTTTGTGACTAGTAATTTACAGGATGGCGAATTGCTAGGCTTTATTTACTACAATCAAGATGTTATAGACTCTGATAGAGCAAGCAAATCTCCATACGATGTTAGCTTAGATACTAAAGATCAAATCGTCAAAATAAAAAATAGATTAATGACGAATTCTTAA
- the cooS gene encoding anaerobic carbon-monoxide dehydrogenase catalytic subunit translates to MSEKIWSIDLNTQLMLEKAKKDGVETAFDRKAAMKAACGFGLQGNCCRICAMGPCRITPKTPRGICGADADTIVGRNFARMVAGGAAAHSDHARDIAHTMALASPDGNYKIRDEKKLLDLATEWGVATEDRDIYDIAHEVADVALMEFGKPHGTLRFLERAPKQRQEVWEKYKIKPRAIDREIVTIMHSTHIGCTSDLDSLIHMSMRTSLADGWGGSMIGTRFSDILFGTPIPRETEANLGVLENNKVNIILHGHEPSLSEMVVLAAEDPEMIALAKEVGAEGINLAGMCCTANEVTMRHGVKMAGNFHQQELAILTGAVEAVIVDVQCIFPALASLSDCYHTKFITTSPKAKITGATHIEFNEEEALESAKGIVKEAILNYKNRKAEKVFIPEGKSFATVGYSIEAILSQLDRVVNSQIDEPGTIKPLVDCLKSGVLRGAVGIVGCNNPKTVGDEGHITVMKELIKNDIIVVATGCAAQAAAKHGLLSKDARKLAGKGLATVCELADIPPVLHMGSCVDISRILEVVAACASYLDLDMNDLPVAGVAPEWMSEKAVAIACYVVSSGIDTFLGVMPPVGGSANMVEKLTNTITEHVGAKFAVHENPQELASAIVNNIESKRPHFEEVVYEKNNKKVTAEA, encoded by the coding sequence ATGAGTGAAAAAATATGGTCAATTGATTTGAATACTCAGCTTATGTTGGAGAAGGCTAAAAAAGATGGGGTAGAAACAGCGTTTGATAGAAAGGCTGCTATGAAAGCTGCCTGTGGATTTGGATTACAAGGAAATTGTTGTAGAATATGTGCAATGGGACCATGTAGAATAACTCCCAAAACACCAAGAGGTATATGTGGAGCAGATGCAGATACTATAGTTGGAAGAAACTTTGCAAGAATGGTAGCTGGAGGGGCAGCAGCTCACTCTGACCATGCAAGAGATATAGCACATACAATGGCACTTGCTAGTCCAGATGGAAATTATAAAATAAGAGATGAAAAAAAACTATTAGATTTAGCAACAGAATGGGGAGTTGCTACAGAAGATAGGGATATATATGATATAGCTCATGAGGTAGCAGATGTAGCTTTAATGGAATTTGGGAAACCTCATGGAACATTAAGATTCTTAGAAAGAGCACCTAAACAAAGACAAGAAGTTTGGGAAAAATATAAAATTAAACCAAGAGCTATAGATAGAGAGATTGTAACAATAATGCACTCTACTCATATAGGCTGTACATCAGACCTAGATAGTTTAATACATATGAGTATGAGAACATCTTTAGCAGATGGTTGGGGCGGATCTATGATAGGAACACGTTTTAGTGATATCTTATTTGGAACACCTATACCAAGAGAAACAGAAGCAAACTTAGGAGTATTAGAAAATAATAAAGTAAATATAATATTACATGGTCATGAACCTTCACTATCAGAGATGGTAGTATTAGCTGCAGAAGATCCAGAAATGATAGCTTTAGCAAAAGAGGTTGGAGCTGAAGGTATTAACTTAGCGGGAATGTGCTGTACAGCTAATGAGGTTACTATGAGACATGGGGTTAAGATGGCTGGAAACTTCCATCAACAAGAATTGGCAATTTTAACTGGAGCAGTTGAAGCTGTTATAGTAGACGTTCAATGTATATTCCCAGCACTAGCATCATTATCAGATTGCTATCACACTAAATTCATAACAACATCACCAAAAGCAAAAATCACAGGAGCAACTCACATAGAATTCAACGAAGAAGAAGCATTAGAATCAGCAAAAGGTATAGTAAAAGAAGCTATATTAAACTATAAAAATAGAAAAGCAGAAAAAGTATTTATACCAGAGGGGAAATCGTTCGCAACGGTTGGATATAGTATAGAAGCTATATTATCTCAATTAGATAGAGTTGTGAACTCACAAATAGATGAACCAGGAACTATAAAACCATTAGTAGACTGTCTAAAATCTGGAGTTTTAAGAGGGGCAGTTGGTATAGTAGGATGTAATAACCCTAAAACAGTAGGTGATGAAGGTCACATAACTGTAATGAAGGAATTAATAAAAAATGACATAATAGTAGTTGCAACAGGATGTGCAGCTCAAGCAGCAGCTAAACATGGTTTATTAAGCAAAGATGCTAGAAAATTAGCAGGTAAAGGATTAGCTACAGTTTGTGAATTAGCAGATATACCACCAGTGCTACACATGGGTTCATGTGTAGATATAAGTCGTATATTAGAAGTTGTAGCAGCTTGTGCTAGCTATTTAGATTTAGATATGAATGATCTTCCAGTAGCTGGGGTTGCACCAGAGTGGATGTCAGAAAAAGCTGTTGCAATAGCATGCTACGTTGTATCTTCAGGAATAGATACATTCTTAGGTGTTATGCCTCCTGTTGGTGGTTCTGCTAATATGGTAGAAAAATTAACTAATACAATTACTGAGCATGTAGGAGCTAAGTTTGCAGTACATGAAAATCCACAAGAGTTAGCAAGTGCAATAGTAAACAATATAGAATCTAAACGTCCTCATTTTGAAGAGGTAGTATACGAGAAAAATAATAAAAAAGTTACAGCAGAAGCTTAA